One window of Phycodurus eques isolate BA_2022a chromosome 8, UOR_Pequ_1.1, whole genome shotgun sequence genomic DNA carries:
- the LOC133406239 gene encoding complement C1q tumor necrosis factor-related protein 7 isoform X1: MGDVKMWALMGAVCLCHCVVGQLPKGAPRLLCSVPGAPGPPGEPGPAGSPGSDGNAGAPGRDGRDGRSGEEGHKGDPGLKGRVGPTGKIGERGERGPTGKRGPVGENGHEGPPGPLGRDGQKGQKGQRGVRGTAGKCKCGSLTPKSAFSVGITNSYPTENTPIKFNKVLLNEGGHYNPQTGKFICAYPGIYYFSYDITLANKHLAIALMHNGQHRIKTFDANTGNHDVASGSTVMFLKPEDAVWLEIFYHDQNGLFADPGWADSLFSGFLVYADTDYFDTLADDYA, encoded by the exons ATGTGAAGATGTGGGCCTTGATGGGAGCCGTGTGCCTGTGCCACTGCGTCGTCGGACAGCTGCCGAAAGGAGCGCCGCGTCTTCTCTGCAGCGTCCCCGGGGCGCCGGGACCGCCCGGCGAGCCCGGCCCGGCCGGGAGCCCCGGATCGGACGGGAACGCGGGCGCCCCCGGAAGGGATGGCAGAGATGGCAGGTCGGGCGAGGAGGGGCACAAGGGCGACCCAG GTTTAAAGGGCAGGGTGGGGCCCACGGGTAAGATCGGCGAGCGAGGCGAGCGGGGGCCAACGGGTAAACGAGGCCCCGTGGGGGAGAACGGACACGAAGGCCCGCCGGGCCCGCTCGGCCGCGACGGACAGAAAGGACAAAAGGGCCAACGCGGCGTTCGCGGGACGGCGGGGAAATGCAAATGCGGGAGCCTCACACCCAAGTCGGCCTTCTCCGTGGGCATCACCAACAGCTACCCGACGGAGAACACCCCCATTAAGTTCAACAAGGTCCTCCTCAATGAGGGCGGCCATTACAACCCTCAGACAGGCAAGTTCATCTGCGCGTATCCCGGCATTTATTACTTCTCCTACGACATCACGCTGGCCAACAAACACTTGGCCATCGCTCTGATGCACAACGGACAGCATCGCATCAAAACCTTCGACGCCAACACGGGCAACCACGACGTGGCCTCCGGGTCCACGGTGATGTTCCTCAAGCCCGAAGACGCCGTGTGGCTGGAAATCTTTTACCACGACCAGAACGGTTTATTTGCCGACCCGGGTTGGGCGGACAGCTTGTTCTCAGGCTTCTTGGTCTACGCCGACACCGACTACTTTGACACACTGGCAGACGACTACGCGTAA
- the LOC133406239 gene encoding complement C1q tumor necrosis factor-related protein 7 isoform X2, with amino-acid sequence MWALMGAVCLCHCVVGQLPKGAPRLLCSVPGAPGPPGEPGPAGSPGSDGNAGAPGRDGRDGRSGEEGHKGDPGLKGRVGPTGKIGERGERGPTGKRGPVGENGHEGPPGPLGRDGQKGQKGQRGVRGTAGKCKCGSLTPKSAFSVGITNSYPTENTPIKFNKVLLNEGGHYNPQTGKFICAYPGIYYFSYDITLANKHLAIALMHNGQHRIKTFDANTGNHDVASGSTVMFLKPEDAVWLEIFYHDQNGLFADPGWADSLFSGFLVYADTDYFDTLADDYA; translated from the exons ATGTGGGCCTTGATGGGAGCCGTGTGCCTGTGCCACTGCGTCGTCGGACAGCTGCCGAAAGGAGCGCCGCGTCTTCTCTGCAGCGTCCCCGGGGCGCCGGGACCGCCCGGCGAGCCCGGCCCGGCCGGGAGCCCCGGATCGGACGGGAACGCGGGCGCCCCCGGAAGGGATGGCAGAGATGGCAGGTCGGGCGAGGAGGGGCACAAGGGCGACCCAG GTTTAAAGGGCAGGGTGGGGCCCACGGGTAAGATCGGCGAGCGAGGCGAGCGGGGGCCAACGGGTAAACGAGGCCCCGTGGGGGAGAACGGACACGAAGGCCCGCCGGGCCCGCTCGGCCGCGACGGACAGAAAGGACAAAAGGGCCAACGCGGCGTTCGCGGGACGGCGGGGAAATGCAAATGCGGGAGCCTCACACCCAAGTCGGCCTTCTCCGTGGGCATCACCAACAGCTACCCGACGGAGAACACCCCCATTAAGTTCAACAAGGTCCTCCTCAATGAGGGCGGCCATTACAACCCTCAGACAGGCAAGTTCATCTGCGCGTATCCCGGCATTTATTACTTCTCCTACGACATCACGCTGGCCAACAAACACTTGGCCATCGCTCTGATGCACAACGGACAGCATCGCATCAAAACCTTCGACGCCAACACGGGCAACCACGACGTGGCCTCCGGGTCCACGGTGATGTTCCTCAAGCCCGAAGACGCCGTGTGGCTGGAAATCTTTTACCACGACCAGAACGGTTTATTTGCCGACCCGGGTTGGGCGGACAGCTTGTTCTCAGGCTTCTTGGTCTACGCCGACACCGACTACTTTGACACACTGGCAGACGACTACGCGTAA